One segment of Pyricularia oryzae 70-15 chromosome 3, whole genome shotgun sequence DNA contains the following:
- a CDS encoding electron transfer protein 1, producing the protein MSLYRIGIPRTLGRLSSPAFVCRQCLHTQPLKASQVARQVIRSPALSRNQTSTSTSTGNNARTKWLVGGSRTFFRSGTKSSSGSTATAVEAATAEASSEAGAGARSSSFPETNSKAVGYWLIGSAVSVFGIVIFGGLTRLTESGLSITEWRPVTGSLPPRNAEDWESEFSKYRASPEFALLNPHMTLDEFKKIYYMEWTHRLWGRFIGLTFVLPTVYFIARKQVTRKMAFNLVGISALIGFQGFIGWWMVKSGLKDDLFAPGSHPRVSQYRLTTHLGTAFLCYSAMLLSGLSVLRTRRLVADPTAATKLFSQLKNAAITPFRRYVLAMTALVFTTAMSGALVAGLDAGLIYNEFPKMGVGLTPPMTELFDKFYSRKEDGSDLWWRNMLENPSLVQLDHRALAMTTFCAVVAMFVWSRRLGAVLPTSARKGSMGVLHLALIQVALGITTLIYMVPTHLAATHQAGALALLTGSLVLSHRLHVSKSTVSLIQRQLLKSAGSGGAARLPTKRI; encoded by the exons ATGTCCTTGTATAGGATTGGAATACCTCGAACGCTGGGGAGGCTATCTTCCCCAGCCTTTGTGTGCCGTCAATGCCTCCACACGCAACCGCTCAAGGCATCGCAGGTCGCCCGACAGGTCATACGATCCCCTGCGCTCTCGCGCAACCAGACCTCGACCTCGACTAGCACAGGAAACAACGCAAGGACAAAATGGCTGGTCGGGGGAAGCAGGACCTTTTTCAGGTCAGGGACCAAGTCATCTTCCGGATCTACAGCCACGGCCGTTGAGGCCGCCACGGCCGAAGCCTCTTCGGAAGCGGGTGCAGGAGCACGGTCTAGCTCGTTCCCTGAGACGAACTCCAAGGCTGTAGGATACTGGCTCATAGGCAGTGCTGTCAGCGTCTTTGGCATTGTCATCTTTGGTGGCTTGACGCGCCTGACAGAGTCTGG ATTGAGCATAACCGAATGGCGGCCCGTCACCGGGTCTCTACCTCCTCGCAATGCCGAAGATTGGGAATCAGAGTTCTCCAAGTACCGCGCCTCTCCCGAGTTCGCCTTGCTCAACCCGCACATGACGCTCGACGAGTTCAAGAAGATCTACTACATGGAGTGGACGCACCGTCTCTGGGGCCGCTTCATCGGTCTCACATTTGTGCTGCCGACTGTATACTTCATCGCCCGGAAGCAGGTTACCCGCAAGATGGCCTTCAATTTGGTCGGCATCAGCGCTCTTATTGGTTTCCAGGGATTCATCGGTTGGTGGATGGTCAAGTCGGGTCTGAAAGACGACCTGTTTGCCCCTGGTTCCCACCCCCGCGTCTCACAGTACCGCTTGACTACACACCTTGGGACTGCTTTCCTCTGCTATTCGGCCATGCTGCTCTCCGGGCTTTCGGTCCTCCGCACGCGCCGCCTAGTGGCAGACCCGACAGCTGCCACCAAGCTTTTCTCCCAACTCAAGAACGCCGCCATCACCCCCTTCCGCCGCTACGTCTTGGCAATGACCGCGTTGGTCTTCACCACCGCCATGTCGGGGGCTTTGGTAGCTGGCCTGGATGCGGGGCTTATTTACAACGAGTTCCCCAAGATGGGCGTCGGCCTGACCCCGCCGATGACTGAGCTGTTTGACAAGTTCTACTCGAGGAAGGAGGACGGATCCGATCTCTGGTGGCGCAACATGCTCGAGAACCCGAGCTTGGTGCAGCTGGACCACCGTGCCCTCGCCATGACCACCTTCTgcgccgtcgtcgccatGTTCGTCTGGTCGCGCCGCCTCGGTGCGGTGCTGCCCACCTCGGCCAGGAAGGGGAGCATGGGAGTGCTGCACCTGGCCCTCATTCAGGTGGCGCTCGGCATCACCACGCTCATCTACATGGTCCCTACCCACCTTGCCGCCACCCACCAGGCTGGCGCGCTGGCCCTGCTTACGGGGTCACTGGTGCTGTCGCACCGACTTCACGTGTCCAAGTCGACTGTCTCGCTCATCCAGCGGCAGCTGCTCAAGTCGGCCGGCTCCGGTGGCGCAGCGCGACTGCCGA